GATATCATGTTCGCCGGAATGAGCGTCAGCCCGGGAGAATCGCGGCCTGTTCCGCCTGTTATAACAGGGAAAATAACAGGCGGGAAAGAAGGCGGACATCGAGCTTCGAACTTCCAACATTGAATGTCGAAGTGGGGAGCCGGGGCGGAGCGGAACGGCAGGTAGAAAACATCTCGACGGGAAGTGTCCCAGATGTGGCGAATGGATTTCTACTGCCAGTGGAGGAAGCTTCGGGAGCCGGGGGCATGCACCGATGATGACCCGGCACGCGAAGCCCAAGGGCGGACCGTGCCGGAAGTTTCCCCGGCGAGTGCGCCCGCCCCCACCTTAGACAAGGCCGTCTTTCCGGGCCTGCTTCCAGTAGGCGTATTCGGAGCGGTTGAAGTCGATGTACTCCGGAGAGAGATCGCTGGAGTACATCACATACTCGGCGTCTCCCTGGTTGAGATTGATCTCGATCTTGAACTCCGGCTTGGCGGCGATTTCGCGAAGCTCGTCCATGGCGGTGGGAGCCTGGAGGCCGCCGAGGCAGGCGGCTTTGCCATCGTAGGAAATGTCCACGAGTTCCTCGCGGATGCGGGCGCGGGAGTAGCCGACAGCGTGAAGGACGCGGCCCCAGTTCGGATCGCCTCCATTCCATGAGGACTTCACCAGCGCGGACTTGCAGACGGCTTCCGCCACCTGCTTGGCATCGAGGTAGGTGCGGGCACCCTTCACCTCCACGGTGACGAACTTGGTGACGCGCTCGCCATCGCGGACGACGGCTTGGGCGAGTTCCAGCATGACCCAGCGCAGGGCTTCGCGGAATTGCTTGCAGAGGGCGCTGCCACGGCGGATCGGCGGCATGCCGGAGCGGCCATTGGCGAGGACGAGCACGGTGTCATTGGTGCTCATGTCGCCATCGATGGTGATGCGGTTGAAGCTTTCGTCCACGCCTTCGAGCACGGCCTTGCGCAGGGCCTCGCGCGGGACATTCGCATCCGTGGTGATGAAGCAAAGCATGGTGGCCATGCTGGGAGAAATCATGCCGGCCCCCTTCACACAGCCGCCGATGCGGACGCGGTGGCCGCCGAGATCGAACGAGATGGCGACTTCCTTGTGATGGGTATCGCTGGTGATGATCGCCTTCGCGACTTCTGTTCCGCGGCCACTACCCAGGCCCTCCACGAGATCATCGAATCGAGGCTCCACGCGGACCATGGGCATCGGCAGGCCGATGACGCCGGTGGAACAAACCCCGACCTCACCGCGCTTCAGGCCGAGCGGCTTTGCCACGCCATCGCACATCAGCTTCGCGTCCTGGATGCCTTGCACACCGGTGCAGGCATTCGCATTGCCGCTATTCGCTACGATCGCGCGCAGGTCACCCTTGCGCAGATGAGCTTGGGAAAGCTTTACGGGTGCGGCTTTCACGCGGTTGATCGTGAAGGTGCCGGCGGAAGTGCAAGGGCTCTCCGAGTAGATCAATGCAAGATCGAGCCGCTGGACGGCAGGATTCTTGATCCCACAGGAAATGGCAGAACATTGGAATCCACGGGGCGCACCAACGCCTCCTTTGATCCGGGTCACGGGGAAGTCCATAGCAGGGTTTGCAAGGGTGGGGCGGCGACGCTGAACCATTCTCACGCGGTTTGCAATCCGGCTGTCTGCGGCAGGCCGAAGATGATGTTGAATGACTGCACGGCCTGGGAACCGGCACCCTTGCCGAGGTTATCCTCAGCGCTGGTTAGGATAACCCGCCCGGTCCGTGAGTCATGGTGCCAGCCGATGTCGATGAAGTTGGTGCGGGTGACATTTTTCGTATCGGCGCAGCCGCCTTTCCCAAGCAAGCGGACAAAAGGCGCCTCCGAGTAGGCAGCCTCCAAGGCCTCGCCGACCTTTGCCGCATCCACACCCCCACGGAGCTTCGCGGTGATGGTGGTAGCGATCCCTGCATTCACCGGGATGAGGTGGGGGATGAAGGTGATCGTGACTTTTTCTCCCGCGGCAAGCG
This portion of the Luteolibacter luteus genome encodes:
- the argJ gene encoding bifunctional glutamate N-acetyltransferase/amino-acid acetyltransferase ArgJ yields the protein MTRIKGGVGAPRGFQCSAISCGIKNPAVQRLDLALIYSESPCTSAGTFTINRVKAAPVKLSQAHLRKGDLRAIVANSGNANACTGVQGIQDAKLMCDGVAKPLGLKRGEVGVCSTGVIGLPMPMVRVEPRFDDLVEGLGSGRGTEVAKAIITSDTHHKEVAISFDLGGHRVRIGGCVKGAGMISPSMATMLCFITTDANVPREALRKAVLEGVDESFNRITIDGDMSTNDTVLVLANGRSGMPPIRRGSALCKQFREALRWVMLELAQAVVRDGERVTKFVTVEVKGARTYLDAKQVAEAVCKSALVKSSWNGGDPNWGRVLHAVGYSRARIREELVDISYDGKAACLGGLQAPTAMDELREIAAKPEFKIEINLNQGDAEYVMYSSDLSPEYIDFNRSEYAYWKQARKDGLV